One Puniceicoccales bacterium DNA window includes the following coding sequences:
- the nth gene encoding endonuclease III: protein MQINDIFDRANFVEKILSKIYPKIDIPLCHNDPFTLLIAVILSAQCTDRVVNRVTKELFSMASTPGDILQLSVNSLESAIRPCGLFRNKARAIKYMAETLISRFNGKVPDSLEELESLPGVGHKTASVVYSQAFGGYAFPVDTHIHRLARRWRLSSGKNVAQTEADLKNLFDKTKWHDLHIRMILFGREFCKARGHNIASCQICCKLA, encoded by the coding sequence ATGCAAATAAATGACATATTTGACCGGGCAAATTTTGTGGAAAAAATCCTCAGTAAAATCTATCCAAAAATCGATATACCACTATGTCATAACGACCCATTCACCTTACTAATTGCGGTGATATTATCTGCCCAGTGCACCGATAGGGTGGTTAATCGGGTGACAAAAGAGCTGTTCAGTATGGCATCAACTCCGGGTGATATTTTGCAGCTGTCGGTCAATTCATTGGAATCCGCAATAAGACCCTGCGGCTTATTCAGAAACAAGGCAAGGGCTATAAAATATATGGCAGAAACGTTGATCTCGAGGTTTAATGGCAAGGTACCAGATTCGCTGGAAGAGCTTGAATCTCTGCCTGGAGTGGGGCACAAAACTGCTTCGGTGGTCTATTCTCAAGCCTTTGGTGGATATGCATTTCCGGTGGATACGCATATTCATAGACTGGCCAGGCGCTGGAGGCTTAGCAGTGGTAAAAATGTGGCCCAAACAGAAGCAGATCTCAAAAATCTGTTCGATAAAACCAAATGGCATGACCTGCATATTCGTATGATTTTATTCGGTAGGGAATTTTGTAAAGCAAGGGGGCATAACATTGCTTCGTGTCAAATTTGTTGCAAACTTGCATGA
- a CDS encoding histidine phosphatase family protein, which produces MKRLYVVRHAQAVVDNDTPDYDRALSKDGINEAQNVAYKLASTGMRPDLMITSGARRSLDTARIIREVFGLLSSAIQVHDELYLADADKIFEALTQIPDNKNSVMVISHNPGISRFLEDITGNDKVTMTTGSMAVVEIHAMHWSDIASRPHMGRQLIFFSPHSVTDHE; this is translated from the coding sequence ATGAAACGATTATATGTCGTCCGTCATGCTCAGGCGGTTGTTGATAACGACACGCCTGATTATGACCGGGCATTGAGTAAGGATGGGATAAATGAAGCACAAAATGTGGCTTACAAGTTGGCTTCCACAGGAATGCGACCAGACCTGATGATTACGAGCGGTGCAAGGCGATCGCTGGACACAGCAAGAATCATCAGAGAAGTGTTTGGCCTTTTGTCTAGCGCGATACAGGTACATGATGAACTATACCTTGCCGATGCTGACAAGATTTTCGAAGCACTTACACAGATTCCTGATAACAAGAATTCTGTCATGGTTATATCTCATAATCCTGGTATATCCAGGTTTTTGGAAGACATAACTGGTAATGATAAGGTAACCATGACCACAGGATCTATGGCGGTGGTTGAAATCCATGCTATGCATTGGAGCGATATTGCCTCAAGACCACATATGGGTCGACAATTGATTTTTTTTTCACCTCATAGTGTTACAGATCATGAATAA
- a CDS encoding phosphatidylserine decarboxylase, producing the protein MDEGVSVFNRYTKLVEIEPVYGEAYLKWLYFSPIGELTLNLLVKRKFVSSIFGTYMRSKRSKNKIVPFIEKYNISTESFEKKVDDFFSFDDFFSRKLKKTARPVVTEDGHVVFPCDGRHLVIENTYDLPPFFVKGQKFDINSLLLNKQLLGRIRDGSVVISRLNPIDYHRFHFPCNCVPTQHYSINGDYLSVNPIVTKEFFKIFLQNRREVTLLETDDIGHIVMVEVGATFVGSIYQTFDLGGKYYAGQEKGYFGFGGSTIITIFEKHKIKFSDDIIENSRKGMETYVLMGDSMGTKVK; encoded by the coding sequence GTGGATGAGGGTGTTTCAGTGTTTAATCGCTATACTAAACTGGTTGAAATTGAACCAGTGTATGGCGAAGCGTACCTTAAATGGTTGTACTTCAGCCCTATTGGTGAACTTACCCTTAATCTACTCGTTAAAAGGAAGTTCGTTTCGTCGATTTTCGGGACGTACATGCGATCAAAAAGATCAAAAAATAAAATAGTTCCGTTTATAGAAAAATATAATATAAGCACCGAATCCTTCGAAAAAAAGGTCGATGATTTTTTTTCATTTGATGATTTTTTTTCCAGAAAGCTTAAAAAAACTGCCAGGCCAGTGGTTACGGAAGATGGACATGTTGTGTTTCCCTGTGATGGAAGGCACCTGGTTATAGAAAATACATACGATCTGCCGCCATTTTTTGTAAAAGGCCAAAAATTTGATATAAATTCACTATTATTAAATAAGCAATTACTTGGCCGGATTAGGGATGGATCGGTCGTTATCTCGAGACTCAATCCGATAGATTACCACAGGTTCCATTTCCCATGCAATTGTGTACCAACCCAGCATTACAGTATAAATGGCGATTATCTATCAGTGAACCCTATTGTCACCAAGGAATTTTTTAAAATTTTTCTTCAGAACAGACGTGAAGTTACGCTATTGGAAACGGATGATATAGGTCACATTGTTATGGTTGAGGTTGGAGCCACGTTTGTTGGCAGCATATATCAAACATTTGATCTTGGTGGTAAATATTATGCCGGCCAAGAAAAGGGATATTTTGGGTTTGGTGGATCGACGATTATAACAATTTTTGAAAAACACAAAATCAAGTTTTCTGATGATATCATCGAAAACTCAAGAAAGGGAATGGAGACCTATGTGTTGATGGGAGATTCTATGGGAACAAAAGTAAAATAA
- a CDS encoding RluA family pseudouridine synthase — protein sequence MTNHSIDYSNWQEISVEDNSVGKRVDVFLSEALDDISRTYIQKFFTADGVFVNDRPVKKNFLLKSGDVVKFLKIKSKKCSLNPTPAPIDIIFEDESLIVIDKRPGIVVHGGNGTRETTLVEMVLSHCDLSQLGGELRPGVVHRLDKETSGVIIFAKTDKAYLSLQKQFSRHVIKKKYSCIVHGNFSIKTGIIDEPIGRSRTLRTRMCVTTKGREARTIWNLCNNFKSTALLSVNTITGRTHQIRVHLSHIGHPILGDRTYGQACNTNAIECDRVMLHAMNLELVHPVTGKEMGFFSNFPDDFAAVIDRLSEDANK from the coding sequence ATGACAAATCATAGCATAGATTATAGTAATTGGCAGGAAATTTCTGTGGAAGATAATTCGGTAGGCAAAAGAGTAGATGTGTTTCTGTCAGAAGCACTTGATGACATATCAAGGACCTATATTCAGAAATTTTTCACGGCGGATGGAGTGTTTGTTAATGACAGACCGGTAAAGAAAAATTTTTTGTTAAAATCCGGTGACGTGGTGAAATTTTTAAAGATAAAATCCAAAAAATGCAGCCTGAATCCAACCCCGGCACCAATAGACATAATTTTCGAAGACGAATCGTTGATAGTTATTGATAAAAGACCAGGTATTGTTGTCCATGGAGGAAATGGCACCAGAGAGACGACCCTGGTAGAAATGGTGCTTTCCCATTGCGACTTAAGCCAACTTGGCGGTGAGCTCAGGCCAGGCGTCGTCCATAGGTTAGATAAGGAAACCTCTGGAGTAATCATCTTTGCTAAGACAGATAAAGCCTACTTATCTCTTCAAAAACAGTTCTCTCGCCATGTCATCAAGAAAAAATATAGCTGTATAGTTCACGGAAATTTTTCTATCAAAACCGGCATAATAGATGAACCGATCGGTAGGAGTAGAACCCTAAGAACACGTATGTGTGTTACAACCAAGGGGCGAGAGGCCAGGACCATATGGAACCTGTGCAATAATTTTAAATCGACGGCACTTTTAAGCGTAAATACGATTACCGGCAGAACCCATCAAATCCGCGTACATCTGAGCCATATTGGCCATCCAATCCTTGGCGATAGGACCTATGGCCAAGCTTGTAATACAAATGCCATCGAATGTGATCGCGTTATGCTGCATGCGATGAACCTGGAGTTAGTTCATCCTGTAACTGGCAAGGAAATGGGTTTTTTCTCAAATTTTCCTGATGACTTTGCCGCGGTAATAGATAGGTTGTCTGAAGATGCAAATAAATGA
- the gmk gene encoding guanylate kinase translates to MPFTSMTNGKLFIISGPAGVGKSTVCKNLLASTGDKTLCRVITMTTRKPRHNEVHAEDYHFVSEQYFEDCIRKNKLLEYATVYEKARYGTPKEFVIESLLKGINLLLVIDVQGMIGIKKNILPELLPNVVTIFILPASLATVVDRLTHRNSESLDELHRRIKSAEDEIKMAREYDYNILSGNELEDLLSLKKIYELETCV, encoded by the coding sequence ATGCCATTTACGTCAATGACCAATGGAAAACTTTTCATAATCTCTGGGCCGGCCGGAGTTGGTAAGTCTACAGTTTGTAAAAATTTACTAGCATCGACAGGTGACAAAACACTTTGTCGAGTCATAACGATGACCACAAGAAAGCCAAGGCATAATGAAGTCCATGCGGAAGATTACCACTTTGTTTCCGAACAGTATTTTGAAGATTGTATCAGAAAAAATAAGTTACTTGAGTATGCAACAGTTTACGAAAAAGCTAGATATGGTACCCCAAAGGAATTTGTTATCGAAAGTTTATTGAAAGGAATCAATTTATTACTTGTGATAGATGTCCAAGGAATGATTGGAATTAAAAAAAATATACTGCCAGAATTGCTGCCTAATGTGGTCACCATATTTATTTTACCAGCATCGCTGGCCACGGTGGTCGATAGATTAACTCACAGGAATTCCGAATCTCTTGATGAGCTTCATCGCCGGATAAAATCCGCGGAAGATGAGATCAAGATGGCCCGGGAATATGACTATAACATTCTTAGTGGTAATGAGCTTGAGGATTTATTATCACTGAAGAAGATCTATGAGCTAGAAACATGCGTATAA
- a CDS encoding DJ-1/PfpI family protein — protein MNKRTVVIIGNGVEETELVVPVDMLRRAGTDVKILSIDDKIVIGSNNISVVADGLLRDYRYDKPDCILLPGGPWALKARHNQDVLGLVKDQYDNKLVVAAICAAPLILNDAGVLDGHEYTSHFSVKLECSDVTRPVILDGNIITARGPGAAIEFGIAIITKLYGQTTTFGIANAMCIPMTK, from the coding sequence ATGAATAAGAGAACTGTTGTTATTATTGGCAATGGGGTTGAAGAGACTGAGCTGGTGGTACCAGTGGATATGTTACGAAGGGCCGGGACCGATGTTAAAATCCTGTCCATCGATGATAAAATTGTCATTGGATCTAACAATATCTCAGTGGTAGCAGATGGGTTGCTGCGTGACTATAGGTACGATAAACCGGATTGTATTTTGCTACCCGGAGGCCCCTGGGCATTAAAAGCTAGACACAATCAGGATGTGCTTGGCCTTGTAAAAGATCAGTATGATAATAAACTAGTCGTGGCAGCTATTTGTGCGGCCCCATTGATCCTGAATGATGCCGGTGTGCTCGATGGCCACGAATACACTTCTCATTTTTCCGTGAAACTGGAGTGTTCCGATGTGACCAGGCCGGTTATTCTGGATGGCAATATAATTACGGCAAGAGGCCCCGGGGCAGCCATAGAATTTGGCATTGCAATAATAACAAAGCTCTATGGACAGACAACAACCTTTGGCATAGCAAATGCCATGTGCATACCCATGACAAAATAA
- a CDS encoding biotin--[acetyl-CoA-carboxylase] ligase yields MQIFRLKIIDSTNNYAFDLLEKNQQPTPFIVIAEKQTAGRGKFDRRWYSPADKNLYLSIAFKPKQTPEDFSNFSTKFAGLVVDGLADMFHVKFTLKYPNDIYFNGKKLAGVLTETKVLNNKILVAVSGIGINVNADISNYPSDIKDIATGLGAILKHQPDLASIEKLVIDAASSLIS; encoded by the coding sequence ATGCAAATTTTTAGACTAAAAATCATCGATAGTACAAATAACTATGCTTTTGATTTGCTGGAAAAAAATCAGCAACCAACGCCGTTTATAGTAATCGCTGAAAAACAGACCGCTGGTCGTGGTAAGTTTGATCGTCGATGGTATAGCCCTGCTGACAAAAATTTATACCTGTCGATCGCTTTCAAGCCAAAGCAAACACCGGAAGATTTTTCTAACTTCTCGACCAAATTTGCTGGATTGGTGGTCGACGGATTGGCCGACATGTTTCATGTAAAATTCACACTAAAATACCCAAACGATATATATTTCAATGGCAAAAAGTTGGCCGGGGTGTTGACAGAAACAAAGGTCCTCAATAATAAAATACTGGTAGCCGTTTCCGGCATTGGTATAAATGTAAACGCAGACATAAGTAACTATCCATCAGATATTAAAGACATTGCGACGGGTCTAGGTGCCATATTAAAGCACCAGCCGGATCTTGCCAGTATTGAAAAACTTGTAATTGATGCTGCATCGTCGTTAATTTCCTAA